In a genomic window of Candidatus Eisenbacteria bacterium:
- the mreD gene encoding rod shape-determining protein MreD — protein MRGVRDLFVLLVVLVLQATLLYRIEIAGIRPDLLVAFVVYLAWMRGPVTGTIAGFGVGLLQDLDAPGPLGLNAFSKSLVAFLVAKAGFRVHRSNLGVRFAFFFLAMLAHDIVYFAVATGGELRAFLVQMLTVALPSALYTTVVVLLLLAIVESMGKRSLLTDEA, from the coding sequence GTGAGAGGCGTCCGCGACCTCTTCGTGCTCCTGGTCGTCCTGGTGCTCCAGGCGACGCTGCTCTATCGCATCGAGATCGCCGGGATCCGTCCGGATCTCCTCGTCGCCTTCGTCGTGTACCTCGCGTGGATGCGGGGCCCCGTGACCGGGACGATCGCGGGGTTCGGCGTGGGCTTGCTTCAAGATCTCGACGCGCCCGGGCCGCTCGGGCTCAACGCGTTCTCGAAGTCGCTCGTCGCCTTCCTGGTCGCGAAGGCGGGATTCCGGGTCCACCGCTCGAACCTCGGGGTCCGGTTCGCGTTCTTCTTCCTCGCGATGCTCGCGCACGACATCGTCTACTTCGCCGTCGCGACCGGCGGGGAGCTGCGGGCGTTCCTCGTGCAGATGCTCACGGTCGCGCTCCCCTCGGCGCTCTACACGACGGTGGTCGTGCTCCTCCTCCTCGCGATCGTGGAGAGCATGGGGAAGCGATCCCTGCTCACCGACGAGGCCTGA
- the mreC gene encoding rod shape-determining protein MreC codes for MLRYLFVRRTDWTVLVITCGISFALMLLGPRAQARVAWFIQHTLLAPFEAGVAWIDQSVGIYWENHRLRQRLTRLQIESDALHAERLENVRLRRLLDLEERRPYDLVASNVIARSLDRLGGSLTIDKGTADGVEPGRAVLTPDGLVGRAERATPHQARILTLLHRDCAVAARIERTRVDGVLQWEYGNQPTLDLRYISSQEDVQVGDLVVTSGLGGIFPPGIRIGTVARVGIEPNGLMKEILVRPAVDFRSVEEILVYTPSSLRGSTPADLFLTPPAPADSVPAPPAPGRAPRDSAAASPPASAIAKEPSPAVRTTAERP; via the coding sequence ATGCTCCGGTATCTGTTCGTCCGTCGCACCGACTGGACCGTACTCGTCATCACCTGCGGCATCTCGTTCGCGCTCATGCTCCTCGGCCCGCGCGCGCAGGCGCGGGTCGCGTGGTTCATCCAGCACACGCTCCTCGCGCCGTTTGAAGCCGGCGTCGCCTGGATCGACCAGTCGGTCGGAATCTACTGGGAGAACCACCGCCTCCGCCAGCGGCTGACGCGCCTCCAGATCGAATCCGACGCGCTCCACGCGGAGCGCCTCGAGAACGTGCGGCTCCGGCGCCTGCTCGATCTCGAGGAGCGCCGCCCCTACGACCTCGTCGCCTCGAACGTCATCGCGCGCAGCCTGGACCGCCTCGGGGGAAGCCTCACGATCGACAAGGGGACCGCGGACGGGGTCGAGCCCGGACGCGCGGTCCTGACGCCCGATGGCCTCGTGGGACGCGCCGAGCGCGCGACGCCGCACCAGGCCCGCATCCTCACGCTCCTCCACCGGGATTGCGCCGTCGCGGCGCGGATCGAGCGGACGCGGGTGGACGGGGTGCTCCAGTGGGAGTACGGGAACCAGCCGACGCTCGACCTCCGGTACATCTCCTCGCAGGAGGACGTGCAGGTCGGGGACCTCGTCGTCACCTCCGGTCTCGGCGGCATCTTCCCGCCGGGGATCCGGATCGGCACCGTCGCCCGGGTGGGGATCGAGCCGAACGGTCTCATGAAGGAGATCCTCGTGCGCCCGGCGGTGGACTTCCGGTCGGTCGAGGAGATCCTCGTCTACACGCCGTCGTCGCTTCGCGGCTCCACGCCCGCGGATCTCTTCCTCACGCCTCCCGCGCCTGCGGACAGCGTCCCCGCTCCACCGGCTCCGGGAAGGGCGCCCCGGGATAGCGCCGCCGCCTCGCCGCCGGCCTCCGCGATCGCGAAGGAGCCGTCCCCGGCCGTGCGGACCACGGCGGAACGTCCGTGA
- a CDS encoding rod shape-determining protein encodes MFLDQVMGVFANDVAIDLGTANTLVYLRGKGIVLNEPSVVAVDRTTNKVIAVGKEAKSMLGRTPDEIHAVRPLKDGVIADFEKTEDLLREFIQKALRRRTWVRPRIIICVPSGITEVEKRAVQDSAQHAGAREVLLVPEPIAAAIGVGLPVGKPSGNMIIDIGGGTTEIAVMALNSIVNQQSIRVGGDEMDEAIVQYVKKAYNLLIGEQTAEQIKIKIGSAFRLEQEEEMEIKGRDLVAGIPKTMKISSVEVREALSEPLQQIVDALMQSLEKTPPELASDIVDRGIVMTGGGSLLRGIDMLLREATNLPITVAEDPLSCVVLGTGKILDDPTQYEKVLMSVVRD; translated from the coding sequence ATGTTTCTCGACCAGGTGATGGGCGTCTTCGCGAACGACGTGGCGATCGATCTGGGGACCGCGAACACGCTGGTCTACCTCCGCGGGAAAGGCATCGTCCTCAACGAGCCCTCCGTCGTCGCGGTCGATCGAACCACCAACAAGGTCATCGCCGTCGGGAAAGAGGCCAAGAGCATGCTCGGCCGCACGCCCGACGAGATTCACGCCGTGCGTCCGCTCAAGGACGGCGTGATCGCGGATTTCGAAAAGACCGAGGATCTGCTGCGCGAGTTCATCCAGAAGGCGCTCCGGCGTCGCACCTGGGTGCGCCCGCGCATCATCATCTGCGTGCCGTCGGGGATCACCGAGGTGGAGAAGCGCGCGGTCCAGGATTCGGCGCAGCACGCCGGCGCGCGCGAGGTGCTCCTCGTTCCCGAGCCGATCGCCGCGGCGATCGGGGTCGGGCTCCCGGTGGGGAAGCCGTCGGGGAACATGATCATCGACATCGGCGGCGGCACGACGGAGATCGCCGTGATGGCGCTCAACTCGATCGTGAACCAGCAGTCGATCCGCGTGGGCGGCGACGAGATGGACGAGGCCATCGTCCAGTACGTGAAGAAGGCGTACAACCTCCTCATCGGTGAGCAGACGGCCGAGCAGATCAAGATCAAGATCGGCTCCGCCTTCCGCCTCGAGCAGGAGGAGGAGATGGAGATCAAGGGTCGAGACCTCGTGGCCGGGATCCCGAAGACCATGAAGATCTCGTCGGTCGAGGTTCGCGAAGCGCTGAGCGAGCCCCTCCAGCAGATCGTGGACGCGCTCATGCAGTCGCTCGAGAAGACGCCGCCCGAGCTGGCCTCGGACATCGTGGACCGCGGCATCGTGATGACCGGCGGCGGATCGCTCCTGCGCGGGATCGACATGCTGCTCCGCGAGGCCACCAACCTTCCGATCACGGTGGCCGAGGATCCGCTCTCCTGCGTCGTGCTCGGCACCGGGAAGATCCTCGATGACCCCACCCAGTACGAAAAGGTGCTCATGTCCGTTGTCCGCGACTGA
- a CDS encoding carboxypeptidase-like regulatory domain-containing protein: MMRPNLRLLGSLAFFVLAAGTAHAAPPGSSGGSSVSTADPTQYQRPLQEFKSLGIDRRLTSFAGTVLDVGDRPIPGVEVKLFVDGQLTGNAVTDGNGFYDIRAAYDGSADATAILWYVAPERSLMPKEIVVKESRASAAAGLISRCVPRATLTPGKQFRVYLFDPESRNKELAELNCL; encoded by the coding sequence ATGATGCGTCCGAACTTGAGGTTGCTCGGCAGTCTTGCGTTTTTCGTCCTCGCGGCGGGCACCGCGCACGCCGCCCCCCCCGGATCCTCCGGGGGCAGCTCCGTCAGCACCGCGGACCCCACCCAGTACCAGCGCCCGCTCCAGGAATTCAAGTCCCTGGGAATCGACCGGCGGCTCACGAGCTTCGCCGGCACGGTCCTGGACGTGGGTGACCGCCCGATCCCCGGCGTCGAGGTGAAGCTCTTCGTGGACGGGCAGCTCACAGGGAACGCCGTCACGGACGGGAACGGGTTCTACGACATCCGGGCCGCCTATGACGGCTCGGCCGACGCGACGGCGATTCTCTGGTACGTCGCGCCGGAGCGGTCGCTCATGCCGAAGGAGATCGTCGTGAAGGAGAGCCGGGCGAGCGCGGCGGCGGGGCTGATCTCGCGGTGCGTGCCGCGGGCGACGCTCACCCCCGGGAAGCAGTTCCGGGTCTACCTGTTCGACCCGGAGTCGAGGAACAAGGAGCTGGCCGAGCTGAACTGCCTGTAG